The following proteins are encoded in a genomic region of Triticum dicoccoides isolate Atlit2015 ecotype Zavitan chromosome 1B, WEW_v2.0, whole genome shotgun sequence:
- the LOC119318257 gene encoding ankyrin-1-like, which produces MAPPRSRHVRDPVLNMVFQAASDDNLPLFKALVMVLDMGRGHSKEAIEGLRVEEAGKLQGFSALHIAATRGSLRVCRYLVEELLIDVDLVDKEGRTPLLFATYHSGGTAEYLLDHGADQDKANNDGVSLLHYAAESGNCEMLELLLAKGAYVDSVAPHGTPLHGAAGEGQYGAVKILLDHNADYNKMVNGVTPLMAARDANSTECIKLLVKVQEEPMLKREIVASELISLGNISLKKKDYAVAAKLYSRAMQLDPDDAVLFSDRSLCWLHMGNGRKALLDANKCRKMRPHWPKACRQQGDALMLLKDYEGASERFLDGLKLDPVDTDIEDALREAMKSLKTSQSTKAR; this is translated from the exons ATGGCGCCGCCTCGCTCTCGTCACG TCCGTGACCCGGTGCTGAACATGGTTTTCCAGGCGGCCTCCGACGACAACCTCCCCCTCTTCAAGg CGCTGGTCATGGTGCTGGACATGGGCAGGGGCCACTCCAAGGAGGCGATTGAGGGGTTGAGGGTGGAGGAGGCCGGGAAGCTCCAAGGTTTCAGCGCGCTGCACATCGCCGCCACTAGAGGGAGCCTGCGGGTGTGCAGGTACCTCGTCGAGGAGCTGCTCATAGATGTGGATCTGGTCGACAAGGAAG GTAGAACACCTCTGTTGTTTGCAACATACCACAGTGGGGGTACTGCCGAGTATCTTCTCGATCATGGTGCTGATCAAGACAAAGCCAATAATGATGGGGTTTCCCTGTTACATTATGCCGCTGAATCAG GCAATTGTGAAATGCTAGAGCTTTTGCTTGCAAAAGGAGCTTATGTTGACTCGGTAGCTCCTCATGGAACACCACTTCATGGTGCTGCTGGTGAAGGGCAATATGGTGCTGTGAAGATTTTATTGGACCACAATGCAGAT TACAACAAGATGGTAAATGGTGTGACACCTCTTATGGCTGCTAGAGATGCTAACTCAACAGAATGTATCAAGCTCCTAGTTAAG GTTCAGGAGGAGCCCATGCTTAAACGGGAAATCGTGGCATCAGAGCTTATATCACTAGGGAATATCTCTTTAAAGAAAAAAGATTATGCTGTCGCAGCAAAATTGTACAGTCGG GCAATGCAGCTTGATCCTGATGACGCAGTCTTGTTCTCAGACAGGAGCCTTTGTTGGCTTCACATGGGCAATGGAAGAAAGGCTTTGCTAGATGCTAATAAATGCAGAAAAATGCGGCCTCACTGGCCAAAAGCTTGTCGCCAGCAGGGTGACGCTCTGATGCTACTGAAG GACTACGAGGGTGCAAGTGAACGGTTCTTGGATGGACTCAAATTGGACCCAGTGGACACTGACATCGAGGATGCATTACG GGAAGCTATGAAGTCCTTGAAGACGTCTCAGAGCACGAAAGCCAGGTGA